The following are encoded in a window of Cydia strobilella chromosome 1, ilCydStro3.1, whole genome shotgun sequence genomic DNA:
- the LOC134743628 gene encoding vesicular glutamate transporter 1, protein MQGLQAAKEKASGLFANKPLLFKNSQYENFHVDQKGYDQMYDGEDLETPPSPDRPPPRHIDKYIKAELPCLSARYTVALLACFGFSIMFGMRCNMSMAKLKMTEKHNTSSGIKEDTPFNWTVEVEASIDSSYFFGYFITQLPGGFLASMYPANRIFGAAIVASAIFNMAIPGAMAVGPTAVVLLKVAQGFVEGVTYPSCHGIWRMWAPPMERSRLATLAFCGTYAGIVIGMPLSGMLSDYIGWQAPFYFYGVFGLIWYCMWLWLVFERPSKHPHIAGKEMAYIEQSLGTASQAPMPSFWGTPWKAFFTSPPVYAIIVANFCRTWNFCLLVIFQSAYFNSRFQMQITESGFVGAIPHLIMTSLVPIGGMLADYLRKNGTMTTTNVRKLFNCGGFGLEAFFFVLVAYADNKYVATIELTLGVACSGFAISGYNVNHLDIAPRYASILMGLSNGIGTIAGFVVPIVINYITQEKDKLEKAITEWREVFLMGATVHFIGITIYGIFASGELQSWAEPPPSYESPVKSKDHETTFMGNPSAPLKSSSPPGYGAVAPPRPPAPGAAPAPQAHVPNNPFVSGAFYQAEPVQPPAQQYPELTDDGTY, encoded by the exons GAACAGCCAGTATGAAAACTTTCATGTGGACCAGAAGGGCTACGATCAGATGTACGACGGCGAGGACTTGGAAACACCACCTTCACCCGATAGGCCCCCGCCACGACATATAG ATAAGTACATCAAAGCGGAGCTACCATGCCTGAGCGCACGATACACGGTGGCGCTGCTCGCCTGTTTCGGGTTCAGCATCATGTTCGGCATGCGCTGCAACATGAGCATGGCCAAGCTCAAGATGACGGAAAAGCATAAC ACATCAAGCGGCATCAAAGAAGACACGCCATTCAACTGGACGGTAGAAGTAGAAGCCTCCATCGATTCGTCCTACTTCTTCGGTTACTTTATCACGCAACTGCCGGGCGGTTTCCTGGCGTCCATGTATCCGGCCAACAGGATCTTCGGGGCGGCCATTGTGGCGTCAGCAATTTTTAACATGGCTATCCCTGGCGCCATGGCTGTAGGGCCGACTGCAGTCGTGTTATTGAAGGTTGCGCAGGGATTTGTTGAG GGTGTGACATATCCTTCATGCCACGGCATCTGGCGCATGTGGGCGCCTCCGATGGAGCGCTCACGGCTGGCCACGCTGGCCTTCTGTGGGACTTATGCCGGCATCGTCATCGGCATGCCGCTCTCTGGGATGCTGTCGGATTACATCGGGTGGCAGGCGCCGTTCTACTTTTATGGGGTCTTCGGGCTTATATG GTACTGTATGTGGCTCTGGCTGGTATTCGAGCGGCCGAGCAAGCACCCGCACATCGCCGGCAAGGAGATGGCCTACATCGAGCAGTCCCTCGGCACCGCCTCGCAGGCTCCCATGCCTAGCTTTTGGGGCACGCCGTGGAAGGCCTTTTTTACTTCACCCCCA gtatACGCCATAATTGTAGCAAATTTCTGCAGAACATGGAATTTCTGTTTGCTAGTTATTTTCCAGTCTGCATATTTTAATTCAAGATTTCAGATGCAAATCACGGAG TCTGGCTTCGTGGGCGCTATCCCCCACCTGATTATGACGTCGCTGGTGCCGATCGGCGGCATGTTGGCCGACTATCTACGGAAGAATGGCACGATGACTACCACCAACGTGCGAAAGCTGTTCAACTGCGGAGGGTTCGGGCTGGAGGCGTTCTTCTTTGTTCTTGTTGCCTATGCGGATAATAAA TACGTGGCGACTATAGAACTGACGCTGGGCGTGGCATGCAGCGGTTTTGCCATCTCCGGCTACAACGTGAATCATCTGGACATCGCGCCGCGATACGCCTCCATCCTCATGGGCCTGTCCAACGGCATCGGCACCATCGCCGGCTTTGTGGTGCCAATCGTTATCAACTACATTACGCAGGAGAAG GATAAACTCGAGAAAGCAATAACAGAGTGGCGCGAGGTGTTCTTAATGGGTGCGACGGTGCACTTCATCGGCATCACCATTTACGGCATTTTCGCGTCGGGCGAGCTACAGTCGTGGGCTGAGCCGCCGCCATCTTATGAGTCACCCGTCAAGTCTAAGGACCATGAGACCACCTTC ATGGGCAACCCATCGGCGCCGTTAAAGAGCAGCTCGCCACCAGGGTACGGTGCGGtggcgccgccgcgcccgcccgcgcccggcgccgcgcccgcgccgcaggCCCACGTGCCCAACAACCCCTTCGTGTCCGGCGCCTTCTACCAGGCGGAACCCGTGCAGCCCCCGGCCCAACAGTACCCCGAGCTCACGGATGACGGCACTTACTAG